The Xenopus tropicalis strain Nigerian chromosome 1, UCB_Xtro_10.0, whole genome shotgun sequence DNA segment ATAATTGTGGGATCTAACGTAAAGGCAGTTGAAGATGCCTTCCTTAAGTTTCTGCACTTGCAAGGGACCACTGATGTTTCTTCTTTTCCTGTGTCAGCAGCAGTGAAGAAACTGTGTGAAGCTTTTGTACCCGAATTCTGTCAGGGTCCTGTGTACAGAGTGAATGGGCCTCCTTTAGAAATTCCAGCTGGTCAAGCACAACTGATACAAGTTTCCCGGTCTCTGCCGATTGAATGCGATACAGAAAGCTATTTTCTTCTGGAAACACCACCTGAACAAGTTGCAAAGCATGGTTGGGAATTAATTCCAGAAAGAAAGGACTGGAGACAGGGAATGCCCGAGTTTGATTGGGTTGTTCTGCAAAATCACAACCCTTGGCCTATTACAGTGAGTGAGTTTGATGAAGTTGGAGAGTGCTACTCTGTTCAAGAAGTTACTTCTGAATCTGAAGTGTGTTCTGCACATATTGAACCAAAAGATGCACCTCTGAATTTTGATTTTGGGGACTCTCCCATGCCAAAAGAAGCCAAAGAACTGCTTATTAAGGAGCTCACAATCAGGGAAGATGTGTTCTCCACTGAGGATATGGATGTTGGATGTGCCAAAAGTGCCTGTCACACCATTCGCTTAGCAGATTCTAAACCTTTCCGGGAGAGATCCAGAAAGTTACCACCCAGAGATATTGAAGATGTACGAAAGTGCTTGAAAAAGATGAAGGATCAGAATATAATCACAGATTCTAGAAGTCCCTATGCTTCCCCTATTGTGGTGGTTCGGAAGAAAGATGGATCCGTTCGTCTTTGTGTGGACTACCGCACATTAAACCGAAGGACCATACCCGACCAATACACACTACCTAGAATTGAAGATTCCTTGGAAGCTTTAAGTGGGAGTAAATGGTTTACTGTGATGGATCTCAGATCTGGATACTATCAAGTACCAATGTGTCCTGAGGATCAAGAGAAAACTGCCTTCATATGTCCTCTGGGATTTTATCAATTCACACGAATGCCTCAAGGTATCTGTGGGGCCCCTGCAACATTCCAGAGACtcatggaaaaagttcttggAGATCTATGCCCCCGAGAATGTCTTGTCTACCTTGATGACATTATTGTGTTTGGAAGTACTCTAGAAGAACACCATGAAAGACTCATTCGTGTGATTGACAGACTTCAAGAAGAATGTCTAAAGTTGTCTATTGACAAATGCAAGTTTGGCCGTACCTCAGTGCACTACGTGGGACATATTGTGTCTGCTGAAGGCGTGGCCACTGACCCTGCCAAAATAGAAGCAGTGGTGAATTGGCCACAACCAAACAACCTCACAGAACTTAGGTCATTCCTAGGGTTCTGTGGCTATTACCGAAGGTTTGTGGAGGGATATTCCAAGTTGGCAAAACCTTTACATACCTTACTGACCATTCCCTCAACTGAAGAAAAGGTTACCAAAAATTCCAAGTTACCCTTTGGGGATAAGTGGACTGATGCCTGTACTCAAGCCTTTGCAGCTTTGAAGAAATGTCTCACAGAAGCCCCTGTGTTGGCCTATGCAGATCCAACAAAACCCTATATCCTCCTTGTGGATGCCAGCTATGATGGTTTGGGAGGAGTACTTCACCAAGAGTACCCTGGAGGATTGCGTCCTGTGGCATATATAAGCCGGAGTTTAGCTGCAAGTGAAAAAAACTACCCAGTACACAAGTTAGAGTTCCTGGCACTAAAGTGGGCCATTGTTGATAAACTTCATGGATACCTGTATGGAGTGCCGTTTGAAGTTAGAACTGATAACAACCCTCTAACATACGTTCACACTACCGCAAAACTAGATGCTACAGGCCAGAGATGGTTAGCAGCCTTATCTAACTATCAGTTCACACTTAAGTATAAACCAGGTCCGAAGAATGTAGGAGCTGATGCCCTATCTAGAAGGCCTGGTCTACCTGCTACTACTGATAATGAGGAATGGACAGAAATTTCAACATCAGGGGTAAATGCCTTTTGCCTAGCTTCGGCTGTCAATAGAAGGAAACTCAACTTCTCAGACTTAAGAGTAGTGGATTCACTGGGTGCAAGACCAGAATGTGTACCAGATGCCttttgttgccctgcattgctaggGATTGATCAGCTTCACCCTTTGAAGAAAAAGGATTTGATCAGAGCTCAAATAGCTGACCCTATCATAGGGCCCCTGAGAAAAGCTGTTCTACAAAAGGACCAGGAGTACCTTAAGAAGTCTCTGCCTTTCCGATTGCACTATCCTTTTAAGAGAATGGGAGAAGTTTCAGATAGAGAGTGGACTCCTGTATAGGGTGGTACTATACCATGATCACCCTGATCGACGCCAGTTTGTTCTTCCTAAAAGATATCAACAGTTTGTGCTCAGAAACTTACATGACAAAAATGGACATTTAGGTACTGAGAAAACATACGGTTTGATCCAAGATAGATTCTACTGGCCTAAGATGAGAGAAACTGTTACTGACTATTGCAGAAGATGTCTGAGATGTTTGCAAAGAAAAACattgccaataaaagctgcaccTCTAGAGCACCTGAAAAGTTCAGGGCCCTTAGACCTAGTTTGCATGGACTTCCTCTGCATTGATCCTGATTCAAAAGGAGTTGGAAACATTCTAGTGGTGACTGATCATTATACACGCTATGCTCAAGCCTTTCCTACCAAGGATCAGAAAGCTGCCACTGTTGCTAAAGTTCTTTGGGAGAAGTTCTTCATTCACTATGGACTTCCTGTTCGTCTACACTCAGATCAAGGACGAGATTTTGAGAGTAAATTGATCAAAGAACTTCTGCAAATGCTCAACATCAGTAAAAGTAGAACTACACCATATCATCCTCAAGGAGATGCCCAACCAGAGAGATTCAACCGCACCTTGTTAAACATGCTCGGTACCCTAAATGTTAAAGAGAAAAGATTTTGGAGTCGCCATGTTAGCACCATGGTACATGCTTACAACTGCACTCGACATGAAACTACCGGATATTCTCCCTACTTTCTCATGTTCGGCAGAGAAGCACGACTACCAATAGATCTCTACTTTGGAGTATCAGTGGATGGTATGGGCAGCATTAGTCATTCTCAGTATGTTGCTAAGTTAAAAGATGATTTGTCTAAAGCCTATCGTCTTGCTGAGGGAAATGCCTCTAAAACGAATCAAGGCAACAAGAGAAGGTATGATGCCAGAGTACGTCACAATGAACTTGTTCCAGGAGACAGGGTATTACTGAGAAACCTAGGAAACAATGCTCAGCATAAACTATCTGATCGTTGGCGTACAGACTTTTATGTTGTAGTTGATAAACTACCTGGTATCCCTGTCTACCGTATTAAAGGCCCAAGGGGGTATCTAAAAGCCTGGCACCGAAATCATCTCTTACCCATACCTCAAGTATCTGACTCAGAGACTGAGGATCAAACAGGCTCTACTGTTAGTGATGGTTCCTCTTGTGCTGGAAATTCACCAAATAACTTTGATGTTTCAGTCAATTCACCTGCATCACTTAATGCAGATAATGATGATGAACAGCCAACCATTGCACCTACTAATTCACATGATGACCCACCTTCTTCTACAAGACTGAGCCCAAACACCCCAGCATTTGTTCCTGCTACACAGCCTGGACTGAATCAAACCCAGAATTCAGTTAACCCAGCCTCAGGACTGCCTGCTAGGGATGTGCGGAGGGGAAGAAGGATAAGGAGGCCTCCTAGTGCCCTTACCTATGATTCTCTAGGGGTACCTAACTACACTTCCCAACCTTTTGTTGGATATGCCTCACCTTATCAGTGTGGTTTAAATGTGCCTTGTGTTGCTGATGTTCAGAATTTGTTAAGGGAAATGTACCAAATGATGAGTAGGTTATCTTCTATGATGTCTGTTAACTACTACTAATTTCATTTCCCTTACAGCAACCATTGTATCTTGATAGCTCTCAGGAGAGACTATCCGAAGCGGATGTTTATGTCTAAATAAGTGGCATCTTGCCTGTTTATGTTATTTGTACCCTTGCTGGGACAGAAGGGATTttccagggggagaatgtagggaagtgctgattt contains these protein-coding regions:
- the LOC108644818 gene encoding LOW QUALITY PROTEIN: uncharacterized protein LOC108644818 (The sequence of the model RefSeq protein was modified relative to this genomic sequence to represent the inferred CDS: deleted 1 base in 1 codon), with the protein product MRQSKGEKASAFICRVSNELNYLIFKKIIPAAQEISHLHRQVKWGSDPKHPVNLAVQSYLRYNPNASTGDLLRTAEEEEARIDFYYASSTHDSELKEKEKPSTAQSQTVPQPAKSKSPEAPQFPKTTKPYCRRCQTQGHDTNKCYRKVQATPVQSQVGECNSSRHKERKPDHPTPIVGVGRKCIFHLTVNGVPSTALFDTGSQITIICRPFYQEHLSHLPLIPADDIEVVGVGAESAYMDGKVEVDLRIPGITSEAEPPLKVFAYICPPMDLRTSAPIIVGSNVKAVEDAFLKFLHLQGTTDVSSFPVSAAVKKLCEAFVPEFCQGPVYRVNGPPLEIPAGQAQLIQVSRSLPIECDTESYFLLETPPEQVAKHGWELIPERKDWRQGMPEFDWVVLQNHNPWPITVSEFDEVGECYSVQEVTSESEVCSAHIEPKDAPLNFDFGDSPMPKEAKELLIKELTIREDVFSTEDMDVGCAKSACHTIRLADSKPFRERSRKLPPRDIEDVRKCLKKMKDQNIITDSRSPYASPIVVVRKKDGSVRLCVDYRTLNRRTIPDQYTLPRIEDSLEALSGSKWFTVMDLRSGYYQVPMCPEDQEKTAFICPLGFYQFTRMPQGICGAPATFQRLMEKVLGDLCPRECLVYLDDIIVFGSTLEEHHERLIRVIDRLQEECLKLSIDKCKFGRTSVHYVGHIVSAEGVATDPAKIEAVVNWPQPNNLTELRSFLGFCGYYRRFVEGYSKLAKPLHTLLTIPSTEEKVTKNSKLPFGDKWTDACTQAFAALKKCLTEAPVLAYADPTKPYILLVDASYDGLGGVLHQEYPGGLRPVAYISRSLAASEKNYPVHKLEFLALKWAIVDKLHGYLYGVPFEVRTDNNPLTYVHTTAKLDATGQRWLAALSNYQFTLKYKPGPKNVGADALSRRPGLPATTDNEEWTEISTSGVNAFCLASAVNRRKLNFSDLRVVDSLGARPECVPDAFCCPALLGIDQLHPLKKKDLIRAQIADPIIGPLRKAVLQKDQEYLKKSLPSDCTILLREWEKFQIESGLLYRVVLYHDHPDRRQFVLPKRYQQFVLRNLHDKNGHLGTEKTYGLIQDRFYWPKMRETVTDYCRRCLRCLQRKTLPIKAAPLEHLKSSGPLDLVCMDFLCIDPDSKGVGNILVVTDHYTRYAQAFPTKDQKAATVAKVLWEKFFIHYGLPVRLHSDQGRDFESKLIKELLQMLNISKSRTTPYHPQGDAQPERFNRTLLNMLGTLNVKEKRFWSRHVSTMVHAYNCTRHETTGYSPYFLMFGREARLPIDLYFGVSVDGMGSISHSQYVAKLKDDLSKAYRLAEGNASKTNQGNKRRYDARVRHNELVPGDRVLLRNLGNNAQHKLSDRWRTDFYVVVDKLPGIPVYRIKGPRGYLKAWHRNHLLPIPQVSDSETEDQTGSTVSDGSSCAGNSPNNFDVSVNSPASLNADNDDEQPTIAPTNSHDDPPSSTRLSPNTPAFVPATQPGLNQTQNSVNPASGLPARDVRRGRRIRRPPSALTYDSLGVPNYTSQPFVGYASPYQCGLNVPCVADVQNLLREMYQMMSRLSSMMSVNYY